The genome window GGGAAGGCCCGAGGGATTGGGATGTTACTGTTTTGCAAACGGCATTTTAAGAGAAGCAACAGATAAACTATCGAATTCTTACTCTTTTATGGTAATAGACAACGAAGCAGGACTTGAACACCTTTCCAGGAGAACCACAAAAAAAGTCGATCTAATGTTTGCAGTAAGCGAATGTTCTAAAAGGGGAATAGATGCCGCTTACAGGGTAAAGGCATTAATTGAAGAACTTAAACTGGATGTAAAGGAACTTTTTCTAATTGTAAACAGGGTACCAAAAGAGGGAATACAAAAGGAATTGCTGGATCACATCGAAAAATACAATATTCCTCTGGCAGGACTGGTCCCTCTTGATGAAAACATATATGAATACGACAACAAAGGTATACCCCTGGTGAATTTACCCCAAAAAAGTGAGGCTGTAATGGCTTATAGGAGTATACTTGATAATATTCTTTTACCCAGGGTTACTGTAAAAAAATAGGGATATGGAGGCGAAAGATATGGCATATAAAAATCCCCAGCAAAAATTTCAGGGTAAAATAAAAGAAGTTGTTTTGGGTGAAGGCTTAAAATTAGGCGGGGAATCGGTGCTTCCTTTCTACTCTTTTGACGGAGATATAGGAAACACCCCCAAGGTTGGTATGGAGGTTTGGGATATACCTCCTGTTGATTGGCCCGAAGGATTGATGAATATTATTAAGGATGTGGCCGATGATCCTGCAAAATGGGCAAAGTTTTATACGGAAAAATACAACCCCGACTTTATAACCCTCAGGTTTATAGGAGCAAATCCCGATACCCTAAATAGAAGTCCGGAAGAGTGTGCTGAAATTGCCAAAAAAGTGGCAAAGAACGTTGATGTTCCTCTGGTTATTGCCGGATGCGACTCTAACGAAAAGAATGCGAGAATTTTTACAAAGGTAGCGGAAGCCCTTCCCAATAAAAATTACGCTTTTCTTTCCGCGGTTGAAGGTAATTATAAAGAAGTCGGAGCTGCGGTGGGGTTGGCTTACGGGAACCTGGTGGTAGCGGAATCCTCAGTGGATTTGAACCTGGCAAAGCAGCTCAATATTTTACTTACTCAACTGGGTGTAAAACCTGAAAGGATGCTTATGAATCCGGGAGTGTCCTCGGTA of Thermovenabulum gondwanense contains these proteins:
- a CDS encoding AAA family ATPase — encoded protein: MAYTIALAGKGGTGKTTLAGFTVDYLVEKGLGPVLAVDADPNSNLNNVLGVEVEFTLGEIREEVKNMDNLPGGMTKADYLNFRLQQAIVEGKGYDLLVMGRPEGLGCYCFANGILREATDKLSNSYSFMVIDNEAGLEHLSRRTTKKVDLMFAVSECSKRGIDAAYRVKALIEELKLDVKELFLIVNRVPKEGIQKELLDHIEKYNIPLAGLVPLDENIYEYDNKGIPLVNLPQKSEAVMAYRSILDNILLPRVTVKK
- the acsD gene encoding acetyl-CoA decarbonylase/synthase complex subunit delta gives rise to the protein MAYKNPQQKFQGKIKEVVLGEGLKLGGESVLPFYSFDGDIGNTPKVGMEVWDIPPVDWPEGLMNIIKDVADDPAKWAKFYTEKYNPDFITLRFIGANPDTLNRSPEECAEIAKKVAKNVDVPLVIAGCDSNEKNARIFTKVAEALPNKNYAFLSAVEGNYKEVGAAVGLAYGNLVVAESSVDLNLAKQLNILLTQLGVKPERMLMNPGVSSVGYGFEYVITTLDRIKLAALEQNDTILQVPIIMPVSFETWKVKESVASKEDAPEWGDREERGIAMEVSTAVGVLTAGANAVILRHPRSLDVVRGFINEMVN